In Pseudophryne corroboree isolate aPseCor3 chromosome 2, aPseCor3.hap2, whole genome shotgun sequence, the sequence ggtgactaggattgtgttctgctgctgttttcttcataacatgtgtttgcagcaacatctgccacatgatgatgatgatgatgatgaagaaaacagtcagcaagcagaggagttagaaacatctggcgacactgtgagtacagatatagggaggcaggtaaggcaagacctgattttggcacattttagtggtaagtaaatttgcctgtgtgctttgtatatgaacaattaaggcacaccaatgtattttctgtagtaatgtggctcttgctccctcttgagctagtcagctgagtgttgtttatttgcttaatatgtgtttatgtctaactgttgggtatcagttacttagctatttgtatagcggttttggttagtaattatgtgtttataatgttaaaagtttttttttcacattcaaaggtaatgtttgccacaatactacataataatttagtatgcactaacaaccattattgtttagcctattgtttgtgtttgttgtgtgtcgactttcttctaaagctgtgtttgaaatatgttacctcattagcacaacataatggacattgagtattgtgtgccaattagccaaacatacattgactaacaccaaccttacaaaattgtttacacatatttatggctgtgatgtggtaaacgttcatgttagtaatgatgctagaatattcccaacacatgtgagtgttaactctaagaattttcctcttacactgacagttttttgcgcataacacattgcacatcaatcacttttcacatttattactgtacaacatgtgttttaattacaaataactgctattgtgtagacctagttttgtcaacaatgtgtctccagctgcagggtggcctatttcttaggctgttctttggtggctgacgttggtttggtttgggcagtggagcgggttcgtcttgatcttcgaactggtgatgaaattggggtctgtgtaggtgtgttggtccctgagctggaaccttattggtgttgtgccaacaaattaatattttgactgaggttagccagggttgccgtaacttgtgttgtggctgttgtgttgttgtctatgatgcgagacatggtttctgataaaatttgattactttgaattaactgaatgagggcctgttgatgtcggtgttgctcatccattatgcgctgaaaggtaacaataagttggctgttatctgctctcatctgctccatactgtttgcgactgtgcatagctggacattgagcctgcttgtgtttctacacagtctcgggagatgatggggcagacaggctaggtattgggtgtgtgtgcgtaggcaatcaatattctgtgcctgttgttggttccatgttacccaaaatgatggttcaggttgttgcgggggggttgtttggctcaattgtgggtgtggtgacatttgaggtggcggggtactttcctgaggcgtgcttggttggttaacatctattgcttgcagatggagggtgtatgtttcctgttcagattcctgctgggcttccgggggcatgatgtctggttctgtatggggtttaaggggacaacatttgagtgtattcgaaaattatgctggttttgatatttagtttaactttctagacttgtttggcaaacatttttctaaagcaaattacgatgttcaccaagactcgtatacacaatcaaaaaggccaattatgttggtttttatgttgACAAAAATGACTTctaaacaaaagtggacacatgtttgacaaataccacacttacgaaacaaacacacagaggtacaaagtttacaccatgaaaaaaagtgatttgtcacccgccatatcgtacttgcattaaaatttcaaacagtaaatgacaatatgaattctatcaccattgtgaaagggtgtgaatctacctgaagctcaatattttactattcaaataaataatgacaacacaattctactgtaaggcgcaagagaacactctaaattttCAAAAAAATTtaattgttttttgaattttaacaATTTGCaggccatgtgcttgctgctgtggataagtactaggattattacattttttggctgatgtgtaatttgtgttttgtgtttactcaccagacagctgaggggaatgtggtccctgtgattgagtactctccaaaatgtgttctggtggctgaggcagcACAGTagaaatacgacgtgggggtgtgcttaatgctggtgttggtgcgacatcaggatgacgtctcttgctaggcctgctcatgtggctgccagacccctgtgaaggacgtctttgtggactgtgatgcgatgttgaagttgctatggattaatgcaaacattagggtttttttggtggccacattaacaggtgtcatttttgcgttacctgtatcgccagcatccacagctcttgacagtgttgcttgtgttctggaagtggtggcttgctttcgtactgtaaaaatgaaacattggtgtttatgacctttaattacagtgtgtacttttgtaagcagcaacatttagtgatgtggacatatgattaccattatgggtacagtttctaacaataaatgttgaaacaatggtttgcttcatttttggtaaacaggctaatgaggttccatttccaaagacataaacatagccaagaagtctaattttccatggccaacagcagaatatacacacatatatttttcattattacattaatgagtaatttttttttaaaaattataaaaACCGAAAAATTtgaaattttgtaaaaaaaaaacatacaatgcttagccatctacactaacatattggccacaaagacaagtaaaatacagcagacattaaacaaaaaacaaaaaataaaaaccattactacctaacacctcaccatacaaacacaaaatattttttacaaaaacagaaatagataatcaatttagaacataaaaatatattaacaatacgatatcattttaaaaatactaattagacataaacacatatgcagatataacagatttgtaaaaataaactcaccatcaggcctaggacgatccgaatcccgcacattagtcgcaccaacaacttcatgcggaataagggtccgcacaggttcctcccactcccgataagatgctataaagggatggccaccccctgtttgcctggctgacttagcctcctttgtcatcttggccttgacacggcgcttgatgtcgtagaatctcttccgacacatgtcctcggtcctcttcaccacaccctcactgtttactgccgctactaccttcccccacagaacagttttcctgcgcgaaggaaccttggccgcatcacgcccaaacagctggcgatgatggcgcattaactcatgcaccaaagccatattttccgcaaagctaaatgtaacatttctgccagtcttggtagtggtgcgtggctgcggagcaacaccaccatcactgtcactatcactcgaggccacagcagcaacctccccctcctccacctcactaacctcctccccctcactcacctcctccacctcactcacctcctccacttcactcacctcctccctctcactcacctcctccctctcactcacctctgactgggacataataatgacaaacaacaaataacactaataaaaaaaaccacaaaacacactcctccactaccactgcacaccaaccacacacacacacacacacacacacacacacacacacacacacacacacacacattcacaaacaaacaatgacaatagactgaaagtaaaatgcacaaacactaaaaatgacacaaacttttaagagaccacacaacaattaccacaagaccacttacacacacaatacagcactcaacaatcgcaagaaacctccaaaaccgaccaacacatcaccaactccaaaacaccaacttcctctcacctctccactagctaaacccacgaggtgcggctggttgggggcgtttttatactaatgagcacagacactcctccatgacaaacacaaccaatcacggacgagtgccgaaaacgaaagtaagaaaataacgcgtccgggaagggtcaaaaacactgccgtggaaattaaagatacgaattcgtaaaaagaccaacaaaatacggccggaaaaacaagagtcggccgcgatcacataaaatatattacgaatgacatcaacatcggaaaatacgaaatcacaaattacgaacgcttagtaaatgagccgtaaaaaaaacaaaaaattgcaaattcacactaccgatgtcagtcgtgtttcaacttcaaacaaattcagaacattacgaatcttagtaaatataccccatagagtatatatatatatatatattgctataaCACTTTTGCTATTTTATTTTGATATCCCATTAAATTGGATTATAACAGTTTTTAAATGAACCTGTTTATGAGTGAGCGCTGCGAGTACTACACGTTAAGCATCTGATTATCTTAGGGCTAGTGGAACCCTTCCTCCTCAGCTGCTACTAACAGAACAAGTGGGTGTAAGCACAGCCCTCTCAAACATAGCATAtccaggatgcatacctacatgtgcctattacACCTGCTCATCAGCAGATTTTCAGATTTGCTGCCTTACAATAGCTTTACCAGTTCCAAccactaccgtttggcctatccacGACTTCCTGAGTCTTTACCAAAATAATAACTTTCATGGCGGCATGGAGTCAGAATCTTACATTATCTGGATGATTTTCTCATCCTGGAACAATCCCCGGAGATCCTCTATCATCATCTGCAGATCACATAGCCTTTCTACTAGACCACGACTGggtcatcaactggaaaaaatcttCCCTGACGCCTTCCCAACAGATGCTACATCTAGGGGCCCTGTTGGACTCACAGCTGCAAAGAATCTTTCTGCCAGCCAACAACACTTCTGCATTACAAATGCAAGTACGCAAACTCACTCACAACTGCAGAGTCTCCATTCACTCAGCCATGCAGATCCTGGAGTCCATGGTGTCTACCTTCGATATGGTGGAATACTCCCAATTCCACTCTAGAGCTTTTCAACAATTAATGCTGTGCAGATGGAACGGACCACATCAGCTTATCAGGGCTCAGATGATAGTCCTCTCTCCAGAAGTCTGCCTATCCCTGGCCTGATGGTTGCAGAAGTCACACCTGGACAAGGATCATCCCTTCTGTATATCAGACTGGGTGCTCCTGACCACAGACTGTTAGCGCCAGAAAGCACGCATCCCGGTCTTTGCTTAGGAGTCGGGACGCCGCACCTTCCACTGACCACCGTCAGGCTCCTAGCAATGCGCGGACGCCGGGCGCAAAGTTTTCTGGTCCTCGCCGGGCGCCTAGCAACAGACAGACGCCGGACACTGAGAGCCGCCggatccctagcaacggggacgccggagGCAGACAGTGTTCCCCATTGCTGGGTAATTAAAGTCCTCAACTGTTTGTGCAGGGACGTGCAGCAATGCAGCTGCACAGTATTGGTAATTAGGGGTTTTCAGCAGTgattcccttcctggcctctcccaaatcgcTGGTGGCAGTTCTGcatttgtgagaacctgtcagctcatgtGATAACTTGTCAGCCTGTGAAATACCCGTGATTCTGATACCCTGCTTGATTaattcctgatctgatccagctagccCGTGAACTCAGGTATTGGTGTGGaatttccacacaggcactgtcttgccAACATTTCTTTACTGtatccatcctgtgcattgttgcattacaAATCATCAGTATTTACAGTGTTGTTGTTCATAACACCCTGTGTattgttgcatgtacatagttATTATGTTAATTTTATATTCcagcctgtgcattgttgcactcatgtgcattaggttatctctctctctgtccgcaaaTAGTGCAGCGGCATTTAGCCAGGGTTCTGTGTACATCTCACcgtactgcaacctactcttgcccagcctaCAATAGCTGTCTTGTCTATATGTAAAACCTGGGGGAATCTGAGTACGGGTCAGGCCTAATCTGCCCTGGAAAGGAggctgctataggcaaagtctttggctgcaggaggctaaaagactgctgggcaatggaaattgcatGAGCGTCACCAGGAACCATCAGATAGCCCATTGCATACTGTAGTCCTCTTAACAGTATCACAAGCCCAAAAACCGTAGCTCCGTGAGTCGTTTGTTTCCGGATGGATCCAGCACAAATCTGGACCAGATTCTGGCAGGCGAGATCGTCAGAGGCCCATCTTCGTCCCCTTAAGCAAGGGAGAAATTCTGCCAGAGTATGTTATACCGAATTTCGCAGATGGGCCAATGACTGCAGTTGGAATGACCTGGCACTTCGGAGTCAGTTCCGCATGGGACTAACAGAGCAAATTAAGGATTTTCTCACCCAATATCCTTCCCC encodes:
- the LOC135051058 gene encoding putative mediator of RNA polymerase II transcription subunit 12; the protein is MSRPSKRRHPDVAPTPALSTPPRRISTVLPQPPEHILESTQSQGPHSPQLSEPDIMPPEAQQESEQETYTLHLQAIDVNQPSTPQESTPPPQMSPHPQLSQTTPPQQPEPSFWVTWNQQQAQNIDCLRTHTQYLACLPHHLPRLCRNTSRLNVQLCTVANSMEQMRADNSQLIVTFQRIMDEQHRHQQALIQLIQSNQILSETMSRIIDNNTTATTQVTATLANLSQNINLLAQHQ